The nucleotide window GGGACAGAGGGGCTTCATAAAAGCTGGATCCCTGTCCACATATGCCCCCTGCAGGTAATCTGATTATCTTTTCTGTGAAGTGTTAAATGCGAGTCTGCGGTGAGGTTGTGCGTTTCCAACAGCACACAAAAGACTTATCTCACATTCTCCTCAGCTTGACAACCATCGTCTCTTCCTGAGTAATCTGACCTTCAAGGACGAGCTAAATTAGCCTCGGCTAAAAAGCTTAACTCATTTTCTACATATTTTACGTTTGCTGTTTGGTGGTAAAGACATAACaggaatattattattttcctgaAACATGTGGTACCAAAACTGTAATTGCTTTATCAATATTCCCTCTTCTCAACTTAATTATCAAGATAACAAAATACTCAAAATTACAGCTGAAGCAATTAATTATCTAACTGGGCAttctttataatatttattgattattatattCTATAATAAGTAAATTTATAACATTTAAGTCCTCTGTTCGGATAAATATTTGCTGGTTCTGGCTTCTCAATGATTTACagcatcttttcattttatacaattgtaaatgtaaaaatgtttggttttgaaCTGCTGTTTGGATAAGACAAGCAAAAAAAGATCCCAGTGGccccaataataataataaaatattatagactaatcccaaaacaaaatgtcagactaCCTGATCATGAAAATATACGTTAgcaattttttaaatcacataaAAGTTATTTCCtaccaacatgaaaacattacattttgtcaTATATGAGAAGTAGTTCTGTAATGTTGGTGATTTTCTCAAATTTTATAAACGGTTTAAAACtagacagaaagaagaaaaatatctACTCTCCCTTATTTTCCTaacactcctcctcctgagcgTCATCTACTGGAAGTGACTCACGGCTGCTCAACACTTCCCTTGTTCTTCTGACCTCATCAGTCTCTGTGGAGGCCCTGCTACAAACCGACCAGCATCCACACATAAGAGGTGAAACAGCATGGAGCTATAGTACATACAGAATACTGTTAATGATCGCTACATACATTCAGTGTGTTAAATAAGAGGATGTATACATCTTAGAGAGAAAGATCTGTAATAGGAGAGTAGTGCTGTCACTTACCCAGAGGCAGTGTGGAGTCAAGCAGCATGaccacatgtaaaacacagctCTCAGCCCAGTGCCCATCTCTGCTCTGCCCCGCTCGCCAGCCTCAGACCCTCTGACTTCCCCCAATGATGTCACCACAAAACTATTATCTCATCTATGTCAGCCTGAGGATGCACCAACCACTAAATATAATGTGGGGAAATAAATCAGATCTCATATCCGCCCACTCGTTATAATCTGGTACTATCACATTTCAGGGATAGTCTTTCACCTGgtccaaaatataaaaatttgaATGGCTACTTCGGGTAGAGGTACCACTATTGAGCCTGGAAAAAATTGATAActtgtcattttctcttttaaaatgttcttattcTTCcaaatcatttctttgtttctgctgttatATATGATAATAGATTGAAAGGCTTTAGGTATTGGACCATTAGGATGTAATCTCAGCTTCAAGATATAGTGACAAACTATATTGATAGTAATTGACTGTTAAAATTACTGTTAGTTTAAGCTCTGTGTGTTATCAACGTGGTATTTTCAATatctaattttaaaaaagcaatttaTTAAGTTATGTTAAAACAAATCTATGAGCTATGCGAACATGGTGCATGTCTTTTACAATGAAttacaatgaaaaataattcacACACTTTTCATGCAGCTCAAGAATCACATACAGCACATGTGATACAGAGATGGATGAAATATACTGAgaggtgcaaacacacaaattttACCCAAGGATATGAGGTTGTCATAATTTGCCTTGACACCCAAGAGTCACATCAgcagactgaaacacaaccactagatggcagtagTCACCTTTGAACTCATGGTGAAAGAATCCGAGCCCTGTGTCATGGCACCGTGCAATTATAAGACACAATATACTGTTCTCCTGGGTTCAGTGTGCAGGCCTTCAACCGGGAACTGCAATTACAGTCTCGATGACAAAGAGCCGACTGAACCCAACCCTGTACAGCTGATAAACACAGACTGGATGTGCTTGAATTCATATAATACATGAGTGTGTCTAGTTGCAAATATGCAGACAAACTTTGGTTTACCgatgtcaaaaagaaaaagcagaccTGAACTACAAGGCTAAGAGCTGGAAAAGGCAGGTGTTTACAAGCAGCACAGAGGATCACAGTCACACAAATATTACGTGTCTGCGCTGCTGCAGGACACATGATCATTACGAGCCATTTCACTTCACAGGTTTCCCTGAGCCATGCTGACAGGTGTCTAATAAATGAGCAGTAAGGGCAAGTACTCATTAACCATTTATCTAATCCAATCCTGAAATACAGGCCTGAGAAGCTGCTCGGCCGCCACTTCCCTAGAGTGTGACGTGGGATGGGTGGAGGTGAGTCTAGCAGGCCATGCCATCAACATTAGTCACAGACTCTTTACTACTTTTACACGGCGGCGTTCTGCTGTCAACCATCAGCCAACTGACTGCATTCCACTTTTACCTACTGTCTGTCTACAAAgcacgagacacacacacacacacacacacacacacacacacacacacacacacacacacacacacacacacacacacacacacacacacacacacacacacacacacacacacacacacacacacacacacacacacacacacacacacacggtctgtatttatacagcattttctagtcttgatggccactcaaagcgctttacaatacagtttgcctttcacaaacacattcatacagagcatctattagcagcaggTATAAGCAGCACAAATCGTACCACTAACCTTTAACCAGGACCTCAAAAATGATGTTTTACCTTAATAGGACattgctacacacacacatacctccgTCTCCACAAAGCTGTGTGAGAAACAGTCCAAATGAAAAGAGTGACTGTAACAATGGACTCAGCAAGTCATCAATCTGATGATCTTAATTCTCACTTCTTGGTTACTGGTTTCCTGGAACGCAGTATTAGTATAGCAGcggctgagctgcagcctgaCTCACCCAGCTGTGGCGGTCCTGCTCTCTGTGTGAGCTGCGGCTCCTCATCCTGGAAAGGCTTCCCTCCACAGTGCTGAATGAAGGAGCAGATCGTCTTGACACGCTGCGAGACCGCATCCTGCTCAACTCCTAACAACACAAAAGGGACCAACATGAACTCCTCATCACATTAACCTGATACCATGATGCTGAAGTGTCTTGTTAATCTGTGAGAGAAATTAATTACCACGTTATCATTTTTGAATGACCTAACTTGTATTATTTGGCTTGTGCGAGGAGGGTGTGAGTTTGTTGTTGATGGGTTTATTTTCTCAGCAATTTAGATACAGTGTACGTGCAAGTTGGACACCTATTTTTAAACCATTACAGGGAAATAACTGGGAGAGCCACAGTATGCATGCTCTTCCACGTgcttacaaagaaacaaacagatgattAAGTCCTCATAGGATTAGAAGTAAGGTCAATAAATCAGTATGGATTATGGATTTCTCTATTATTAAATGTAGAACACAAACAATGACTTTTGGGGGGCTGATACTGATAtcaaggaataaaaaaaattgtgataTCAAAATATCGTCCgatacatatattaaaaaaaaatcatggcaATGATACTAAGAACTTGTTATCAAaccatattttatattgtatacaattaaaaattaaatttattttaaccatgaactttattataaataactataataaaaatacaatccaaatacaaccaaatatataaaaggTATTAGTAagtattttaaaaagtcttttttatgtaaatgttaacATAAATGCGCATCAATTATTTCATTGTTTAactctaaaataaaagttttcatatatTTCGGAAGCATAAACACATACTTGTATGTCTGTATGAGGCTCATATCAGAAGATCTTTGTCGTTTTATGACAATTTTCAATCGTTTTAATCTATTcgtatatacagtacatagcatataaaatatttatgaattaTAAATGTTGTGTGAACATTTGAATTATATGTTGCTGAGTGCGACCAGTGTACTTGGGACAGACTTGTTTCAGTTATTtgttattcaaatgtttattctgAGAGAGAACAAAGCTTTATCACTATACTGTCAAACACGTTTGTCATCCGGTATTGACCATTTGAATTCTACTTTCTTGCAGTTCAACTTATGACATTTCTTACCAATTTCAGACAGGAATAATGGCACATGTGTAGTTTTGGTGTGTGTtaaaatactactactacattCTCTCCCATTCATAACTAATTGTAACAGTTAAAGAATATTAGCGCCACTGCACTTAGGCGCACTACTCtccgcaggtcaacaagtgactctgctcctctgatgttttctaatcactcacacttagaactgatctttataaaaaacctgctgaattcagaTTTATGTacctggataaacggggcgttGCTTcgttctgcaacaatgaagttaagACACAGTGCTGGGTCATAGTCTGAGGGAAGAACTTATCTTCTGTCTGCAGCTATGGTCTGaaggagtgtgagtgagtgtgtgtgtgtgtctgctcgtctccgTCCCTCTTCAAACAAGCTGATGattacatgtatttagttattaattgatgatgtcggatcatgactctggatcgttccggtcacattaaccctgatgtcctgactgtgcacGTCATGTtacgtcttgtgttgtgtagcaggtttaacatgtgtctcataaactctagagagaatcaatcaaacacaaagtaaacgtcagtcctttacgtgtcctaataacttgtgtaaagtgagcgccggtcagagggggagtgaggaggaagcagactccgacaggagactctgacacaggacgactggacctttaatttgcgtctgtcctgatcctgaagcagcagtggtataattattcagcggtggaaaaccgctaaaacaatgaacgtagcggaaaacatgaatcgattatgttctgtcacTGCATCCATAGAGTCTTGCTGCATTTCCATATGTTGATTGTACTTTATCATAATCTACCTATTTGATTcagttataaatatttatataataatataatatttattggTTCATAATAGGTTATTTCCAGattccattttcctttttttcacatCTATGCAGCAACAAGCCTATTTTGAATTTGTATCCTTTTTGCTGTATTACTTttataaagagaaaaataagacTCATGACTTAAAGTTCCTTATTCATATGATTGGATTTGCCTCTGTTGTAGTTATTAGTGAGCCAAGATGCTTAAAGGTGAAAACAGAAGCTAATTTAAATTGTCAACCTTgacacagataaaataaaaaaagatttcaacAGATCAAAACTCCTAGAAAATAGTGTCAGTCTGTCATGGATCTCGTAGACTCACCTTGGAATCCTGTGACCTCGTCTGGCTCCACACCTCCCCCCTGCTGTCTTGAGGCTGTAGCTCTGTGGCGAACCATATCTGATTTGCGGGGGCGCTGCTGTTGTTGACTCCACCAGCAGAGCTCCCAGCTTTGGTGTCTGTGCTGGGAACAGGGCCCAAGTATTGTGGCTCATCCACCAGGGCAGACCAGGGCCTCTGAGGAGTCAGGAGCCGTTCCTCCTGCCTGAGGAGGAGTTGCTCTGGGCTGAGTATGTTGGAATGTTTTCTGGGTTCAGCCACAGGCTTGTCCACAGACATCTCGACGGGCCGCAGCTCCCATGGATCCTGAGGAGATGCTGTCCATACTGGGCTGGAGAAACCCACTGAAGTCTGTGGTGGCACCTTCCAGCTAACATCTCTCTCAGGTGTTGGCTGTATCCTCCAGCCAACCCCAGCATCCACTCCCTGAAGAGCAGGTACAGGAAACAGGTCTTTACTGGGGGACGGCTGGTTTTGGGATGTGAAAGTGTCGGCAGGTTTGTAAGACTCTTCAACTCTCGGAGACGGCTCTTTCCATCTTGTTGCAAGGTCACTGCGATGAGAAGCAGGCCTGGGAAACTGTTCATTTCGTTGCACAGAGTCCAGATCCAACACTTTAGGCCTGAGAGGTGCCGACCTCACgcgctcctgctcctctttcttctgcttctcttttaGTCGCTGCCTCTCTGCTTCTTGCTGTTTGGCTAtctgtctcattttctctgcctcctcccttTCCATCTTCTCCCTCAGTCTGCATTTTTCAAACTCCAAAATCTGTTTGTCCTGCTCTGCCTGTTTTTGCTTTTCAAACTCCAAGAgccttcttctctccatctccataaGTCTATCCaactcttctctcctctgcctttccCTCTCCAGCTCTCGTTGTCTGGACCTCTGGTTTTCTAATTCCTGCCTCTCAATGTCTagttgtctctgtctctccagctctctctgcttttccctctccctctccatctctttctgatgctccttctccagctctctttgtctttccctTTCTTTATCGAGCTCTCTCAGTCTCATCTCCTGCTCAAGTgccatctgttttcttttctctgcctcttctctctccatcttctctcgaAGTCTCTGCTTCTCGAGCTCTATTAGCTGCtgcctctccttttctttctgcttttgaAACTCTAAGAGCTGCTGTCTCGTCAGCTCCTCCATTTTCTGTTGCTCCTTTTGGATTTCGAGCAACTGTCTCTCCTTGtccagctctctctgcctctcttcctccctttgtcTTTGCCTCTCCTGCTCACGCTGTCTCTCCCTTTCCTGTTCTcgctgtttctctctttcaatcTCCCGCTCCCTTTCCAATTCTCTACGTTTTTCTTTGTCAAGTTGCCGTTGCCTCTCTCTTTCCagttctctttgtctctctctttgcaaTTCTTGAAGTTGCTGTTTTTCAAGTTCTATCTGCCTCTGCCTATCCAGTGCTCGTTGCTTCTTCTCAaactcttttttctccttctcgaAGGCTTTCTGTCTTTGCCTTTCAAATTCTCTTTGCATCTCTCGCTCCTTCATTCGTGCAAATTCTAAATGTGCTTGTTTCTCTAGTCTCTGTTTTTCCCTTTCAAGTTCTTTAATTttacctttgtgtttttctgtatcCTGTTTCTTTCCAACCATTATTTCCTCTGTTGCCTGTCCGTCCAATGCTGGTCTAATCTCCCTGTGTGGCATGTGGCTCCTCATCAGCTCTTCAACTTGATCTTGAGAGGTTTTTCCAAAAGCTTCCTCTAATGATGGATTCCTCCTAACGGGAAGGATCTTCCCTTGAGAGCCCCCAAGTGCAGACCTCACAGAGAAATCATCAAATGGCATAGCAATGTCCCCCATATTTGCTCCTGCGTCTACAGGAGAAACTGGCTCCTGCATTTGTCCAGTCAAAGCAAAGTAGGTCGCCCTGGGTTTCTGCTGTTCTTCTGCCTGCAGTATTTTCAAACGTTTAGGTGCTGCagccacttcctcctgctcggCATCTCTGCGCCTCTCTTTATCCAAAGCCACCTCTCCTTCCCTTTGTGATTCGttttgcatctctctctccgtgCCTGCGTCCTGCTCGTGGCCTGTAGTAGTCCACTTTGGCAAAGCTCCTACTCTCAGAATTCGTGGCTGCTGATCGGGCGTCACTGACAAAGTTGGTTCTGCTTGTGCTGTGCCAGTTCTCTCTGCTACCGGCCGGCTTCCTTCTGAGCGCCTGGAGCGTAACGTCATGGCCTTATCTTCCCACTGAGCTGATGGGATGTTCTCACTCACTGCCCTGTTCTCTTCAATAGCCTGCACCGTGTCAAAGGCGTGTAGCACCCGCAGAGGACTCGACGGAGACACTTGTTCTTTATAGTTGGCAGTGACCAGAGTTCCCTCGTCCTCACCATTTCCTCTCTTTGATGACAGGCTGCTGAGCGAATCCTTGAGCTTGTTTGCAGGCTCGCCCTCATCCACCATCAGCACACTGTGCCTCTccacaacattttcaaacaagGATGCCCGTACTGTCTGCACTTCACCGCTGGGACCACTTTCCTTGGAAGAAGCATCAAGCATCTGTCCTGCTTCAGGCCATTCAGGCATGGAGACGTTTGTGAGCTGCTCTTGAGAATCTTTAAAATCCACAAAAGTCATGTGGTCGCTGGGTTCTGGAGTGAACTCTTCAttctgagaaaataaagatatatattgAGAATTGTTGCTGACAGCAAACTTGCAACTGGTTGTCAGTTTGTTTAATTAACAATCATCATTTAAAcactataaaataataaatgaggcttatgaaaaaataaaagctttaaacATCAAATCTGAAC belongs to Hippoglossus stenolepis isolate QCI-W04-F060 chromosome 9, HSTE1.2, whole genome shotgun sequence and includes:
- the si:ch73-138n13.1 gene encoding STE20-like serine/threonine-protein kinase isoform X2, producing MAAQVEVQPGEVGRKVAGGRLHLNPLTDSSNKSLIEIPSINQSHIITAEPNKPAPGAKPRLSPKPFTMDKTPSIRPILAPKPHTKPRPESTRLPGYKPEPPCNPKPQQPAAPVKLKPVSTNSNRPAPTSFKTANKVNTGQTTKPVVQPFKPAPPFDPGDPAKPTLPVPAERWKPGASSLGYSRSLKQTPAAEWSGTTKTEEERDETTSSKGGASITRAKSMGFLAQVGQEQEVREEAKPEVAVPLRPKPRGSRPRPVSAIFLDSPTKLEAPDLVPRWVGRRPLSADLTSKFESIGLSLHRKSLISNTKENTPEETALPQKREQEKTPKSNIPQSNDVVAKPVMSDQSNKMAEEMSVKETDENKRVVSIKSRISLLLDSSSTLGTGANGQGSDLHSPVQLVPENEPPVGVKKLIKQLTEDTPPTQSPVTKPSPKPRPLPLDLTKRFSSERSPDLGSVPLSEATDHHEIIRDPQRRNEEFTPEPSDHMTFVDFKDSQEQLTNVSMPEWPEAGQMLDASSKESGPSGEVQTVRASLFENVVERHSVLMVDEGEPANKLKDSLSSLSSKRGNGEDEGTLVTANYKEQVSPSSPLRVLHAFDTVQAIEENRAVSENIPSAQWEDKAMTLRSRRSEGSRPVAERTGTAQAEPTLSVTPDQQPRILRVGALPKWTTTGHEQDAGTEREMQNESQREGEVALDKERRRDAEQEEVAAAPKRLKILQAEEQQKPRATYFALTGQMQEPVSPVDAGANMGDIAMPFDDFSVRSALGGSQGKILPVRRNPSLEEAFGKTSQDQVEELMRSHMPHREIRPALDGQATEEIMVGKKQDTEKHKGKIKELEREKQRLEKQAHLEFARMKEREMQREFERQRQKAFEKEKKEFEKKQRALDRQRQIELEKQQLQELQRERQRELERERQRQLDKEKRRELEREREIEREKQREQERERQREQERQRQREEERQRELDKERQLLEIQKEQQKMEELTRQQLLEFQKQKEKERQQLIELEKQRLREKMEREEAEKRKQMALEQEMRLRELDKERERQRELEKEHQKEMEREREKQRELERQRQLDIERQELENQRSRQRELERERQRREELDRLMEMERRRLLEFEKQKQAEQDKQILEFEKCRLREKMEREEAEKMRQIAKQQEAERQRLKEKQKKEEQERVRSAPLRPKVLDLDSVQRNEQFPRPASHRSDLATRWKEPSPRVEESYKPADTFTSQNQPSPSKDLFPVPALQGVDAGVGWRIQPTPERDVSWKVPPQTSVGFSSPVWTASPQDPWELRPVEMSVDKPVAEPRKHSNILSPEQLLLRQEERLLTPQRPWSALVDEPQYLGPVPSTDTKAGSSAGGVNNSSAPANQIWFATELQPQDSRGEVWSQTRSQDSKELSRMRSRSVSRRSAPSFSTVEGSLSRMRSRSSHREQDRHSWLCGDGGMCVCSNVLLR
- the si:ch73-138n13.1 gene encoding titin homolog isoform X1, translated to MAAQVEVQPGEVGRKVAGGRLHLNPLTDSSNKSLIEIPSINQSHIITAEPNKPAPGAKPRLSPKPFTMDKTPSIRPILAPKPHTKPRPESTRLPGYKPEPPCNPKPQQPAAPVKLKPVSTNSNRPAPTSFKTANKVNTGQTTKPVVQPFKPAPPFDPGDPAKPTLPVPAERWKPGASSLGYSRSLKQTPAAEWSGTTKTEEERDETTSSKGGASITRAKSMGFLAQVGQEQEVREEAKPEVAVPLRPKPRGSRPRPVSAIFLDSPTKLEAPDLVPRWVGRRPLSADLTSKFESIGLSLHRKSLISNTKENTPEETALPQKREQEKTPKSNIPQSNDVVAKPVMSDQSNKMAEEMSVKETDENKRVVSIKSRISLLLDSSSTLGTGANGQGSDLHSPVQLVPENEPPVGVKKLIKQLTEDTPPTQSPVTKPSPKPRPLPLDLTKRFSSERSPDLGSVPLSEATDHHEIIRDPQRRNEEFTPEPSDHMTFVDFKDSQEQLTNVSMPEWPEAGQMLDASSKESGPSGEVQTVRASLFENVVERHSVLMVDEGEPANKLKDSLSSLSSKRGNGEDEGTLVTANYKEQVSPSSPLRVLHAFDTVQAIEENRAVSENIPSAQWEDKAMTLRSRRSEGSRPVAERTGTAQAEPTLSVTPDQQPRILRVGALPKWTTTGHEQDAGTEREMQNESQREGEVALDKERRRDAEQEEVAAAPKRLKILQAEEQQKPRATYFALTGQMQEPVSPVDAGANMGDIAMPFDDFSVRSALGGSQGKILPVRRNPSLEEAFGKTSQDQVEELMRSHMPHREIRPALDGQATEEIMVGKKQDTEKHKGKIKELEREKQRLEKQAHLEFARMKEREMQREFERQRQKAFEKEKKEFEKKQRALDRQRQIELEKQQLQELQRERQRELERERQRQLDKEKRRELEREREIEREKQREQERERQREQERQRQREEERQRELDKERQLLEIQKEQQKMEELTRQQLLEFQKQKEKERQQLIELEKQRLREKMEREEAEKRKQMALEQEMRLRELDKERERQRELEKEHQKEMEREREKQRELERQRQLDIERQELENQRSRQRELERERQRREELDRLMEMERRRLLEFEKQKQAEQDKQILEFEKCRLREKMEREEAEKMRQIAKQQEAERQRLKEKQKKEEQERVRSAPLRPKVLDLDSVQRNEQFPRPASHRSDLATRWKEPSPRVEESYKPADTFTSQNQPSPSKDLFPVPALQGVDAGVGWRIQPTPERDVSWKVPPQTSVGFSSPVWTASPQDPWELRPVEMSVDKPVAEPRKHSNILSPEQLLLRQEERLLTPQRPWSALVDEPQYLGPVPSTDTKAGSSAGGVNNSSAPANQIWFATELQPQDSRGEVWSQTRSQDSKELSRMRSRSVSRRSAPSFSTVEGSLSRMRSRSSHREQDRHSWVQQKQSVSGEEEENDQETPVHETDSQYGTWETGLRTDDSLTPATPSSESNFSPSPRKPTTPHTPGDSASPFEIDTLDGLLPQSSSDNQPLSFPDAPTTLLDTSVLRSRAQLRKKRGPRARPTRATRQSAAQTERETAEDWLYRDSTEAKVERKEDDSNSEEQARRVDLSPAAASQPQRVALFPGMDPSVLKAQLKKRSDTDNQTEAPAPSPSQLSRSPKSPFLPRATRVLPPSGGKENGEDSPQWLKELKSKKRLSQYENES